A segment of the Campylobacter showae CSUNSWCD genome:
CCCTAAAAACGGCGTCCGCGAGGGCGCGGCTAAGCACTACCATGCAGATAGCGGCGCTCTGATGGGCGAGAGCGAATACAAAAATGACCGCAAAAACGGCGCTTGGAAGCGATTTTACGAAAACGGCAAAACGCGCGTGGTAGAAAACTATAAAGACGGCGAAAAGGACGGCGTCGCGCGCGAATACTACGGGGGCGGCAAGCTACGAGGCGAATACGAATACAAAGACGGCCGCCAAACGGGCGCGGGGCTGGACTACTACGAGAGCGGGGCGCTGGCGGCAAAGGTGATGTTTAAAAACGGGCGCTATCACGGACTATACGAGGAGTATCACGAAAACGGCGCGCTAAAGGCCAAAGTAACGTTTGAGGACGGGCTGGAGGTCGGCACGGCGAAACACTACTAT
Coding sequences within it:
- a CDS encoding toxin-antitoxin system YwqK family antitoxin is translated as MGESEYKNDRKNGAWKRFYENGKTRVVENYKDGEKDGVAREYYGGGKLRGEYEYKDGRQTGAGLDYYESGALAAKVMFKNGRYHGLYEEYHENGALKAKVTFEDGLEVGTAKHYYANGKLEAEGEFERGRLVRAKKYDEAGKLISDKSDKNGLPRE